In Harpia harpyja isolate bHarHar1 chromosome Z, bHarHar1 primary haplotype, whole genome shotgun sequence, a single window of DNA contains:
- the LOC128137527 gene encoding uncharacterized protein LOC128137527 produces the protein MDCDVPERWIVTTRPSLLEFGHRASASRLVPTLQLSGFARFGVSSEAFVEQVLVLGSGSCFLQLSVPNLRAVQGFCPALPGSGSRGTQEARSQQQSVTPAAAAPVTGSSSTSPAPPSPPQHVGTMAVELDNRCPICLDSWEEASYVMPCLHQFCYACILRWAESKPECPLCKRNVTSILHSVQADDNFKEHVVAPPPVPPVAVHRAGGAPGHPAAHNQPSAAQPLPGAPVGSLHPHVWASLFREDPALLRPVMLWLRQELWLFFEGGRWETAAARRLVLSSLHVFGLDEETLFQLLQGALGDYTRTFVRQLIDTVVERCGGEARRRTGLEDARAAEEREGSPAAAPGPAASQRGSPAPSPAPSSSRGTAEAEELPSTSAAALRGAPGSPPSAPVPTHREHDEPQEDPEEAVPGPSAPSQGSELSPGGRRRAPKRRAGSPRASSPPNKRPPHRPQ, from the exons ATGGACTGTGATGTCCCCGAGCGATGGATTGTTACCACGCGTCCCTCCCTGCTTGAATTCGGGCACCGAGCCTCAGCCAGCCGGCTCGTGCCCACACTCCAGCTGAGCGGGTTCGCGAGGTTTGGAGTGTCGAGCGAGGCCTTTGTTGAGCAAGTGCTGGTGTTGGGCTCGGGCAGTTGTTTTTTGCAGCTCTCCGTGCCCAACCTCAGAGCCGTCCAAGGATTTtgcccggccctgccaggttcaggcagccggggcacccaggaggcacgctcgcagcagcagag CGTGACACCCGCTGCTGCAGCGCCGGTGACAGGGAGCAGCTCAAcgtccccagctccccccagcccaccgcagcACGTGGGGACCATGGCCGTGGAGCTGGACAAccgctgtcccatctgcctggacagctgggaggaggccagctacGTGATGCCGTGCCTCCACCAATTCTGCTATGCGTGCATCCTGCGGTGGGCTGAGAgcaagcccgagtgccccctctgcaagaggaacGTCACCTCCATCTTGCACTCGGTGCAGGCGGACGACAACTTCAAGGAGCACGTTGTCGCACCACCTCCAGTACCACCAGTTGCCGTCCACCGGGCAGGAGGTGCTCCTGGCCATCCAGCCGCCCACAATCAGCCATCAGCTGCACAGCCGCTGCCCGGGGCTCCTGtgggcagcctccatccccaCGTCTGGGCATCCCTCTTCCGAGAGGACCCAGCTCTGCTCCGGCCCGTGATGCTCTGGCTGCGACAGGAGCTGTGGCTCTTCTTCGAGGGTGGCCGCTGGGAAACAGCTGCAGCGCGGAGGCTCGTCCTGTCCAGCCTGCACGTCTTCGGCCTGGACGAGGAAACCctgttccagctgctgcagggtgcCCTGGGCGACTACACGAGGACCTTTGTGCGCCAGCTGATCGACACCGTCGTGGAGCGGTGCGGCGGGGAGGCACGACGCCGGACGGGCCTGGAGGACGCCCGTGCTGCCGAGGAGCGGGAGGGCAGCCCTGcggctgcccccggccccgctgcctcccaaAGGGGgtctcctgctcccagcccagccccctccagcagccgTGGCACAGCCGAGGCAGAAGAGCTCCCCAGCACCTCAGCGGCTGCCCTTCGTGGGGCTCCTGGcagccctccctctgcccctgtTCCCACCCACAGGGAGCACGACGAGCCACAGGAGGACCCAGAGGAGGCTGTGCCCGGGCCCTCCGCTCCCAGCCAGGGCAGCGAACTCTCCCCTGGGGGACGCCGGAGAGCCCCAAAGAGGAGGGCTGGCAGCCCTCGGGCCTCGTCACCTCCGAACAAGAGGCCACCCCACCGGCCACAGTAG